A DNA window from Buttiauxella agrestis contains the following coding sequences:
- the metB gene encoding cystathionine gamma-synthase: MTRKQATIAVRSGLNDDEQYGCVVPPIHLSSTYNFTGFNEPRAHDYSRRGNPTRDVVQRALAELEGGAGAVLTNTGMSAIHLVTTVFLKPGDLLVAPHDCYGGSYRLFDSLAKRGAYRVLFVDQGDEAALNAALAEKPKLVLVESPSNPLLRVVDIAKICAAAREAGAISVVDNTFLSPALQNPLALGADLVLHSCTKYLNGHSDVVAGVVIAKDAETVTELAWWANNIGVTGSAFDSYLLLRGLRTLSPRMEVAQRNAQAIVDFLQTQPLVKKLYHPSLPENQGHEIAARQQKGFGAMLSFEFNGDEQTLRRFLSSLTLFTLAESLGGVESLISHAATMTHAGMAPEARAAAGISETLLRISTGIEDSEDLIADLENAFRVAAEG, encoded by the coding sequence ATGACGCGCAAACAGGCAACTATCGCAGTACGTAGCGGTTTGAACGATGACGAGCAATACGGCTGCGTTGTCCCACCGATCCACCTCTCCAGCACTTATAATTTCACCGGATTTAACGAACCGCGTGCGCATGACTATTCGCGCCGTGGGAATCCTACGCGTGATGTCGTACAGCGCGCGCTGGCAGAACTGGAAGGCGGAGCGGGCGCGGTGCTGACGAATACCGGCATGTCAGCCATCCATCTGGTCACGACCGTTTTCCTGAAACCTGGCGACCTGCTGGTGGCTCCGCATGACTGCTACGGTGGCAGCTATCGCCTGTTTGATAGTCTGGCAAAACGTGGCGCATATCGCGTTTTGTTTGTGGATCAAGGTGATGAGGCTGCATTAAATGCAGCTCTGGCCGAAAAACCGAAGCTGGTGCTGGTCGAAAGCCCAAGTAATCCCTTGTTACGCGTGGTAGATATTGCGAAAATCTGCGCCGCAGCGCGTGAAGCTGGGGCAATCAGCGTGGTGGATAACACTTTCCTGAGCCCGGCTCTGCAAAATCCGCTGGCCCTGGGTGCAGATTTGGTTCTGCATTCTTGTACTAAATACCTGAACGGTCACTCAGATGTGGTCGCAGGTGTTGTGATTGCGAAAGACGCTGAAACCGTGACTGAGCTTGCCTGGTGGGCAAACAACATTGGTGTAACCGGCAGCGCTTTCGATAGCTACCTGCTGCTGCGTGGCCTGCGTACACTCTCACCTCGTATGGAAGTGGCACAACGCAATGCCCAGGCGATTGTTGATTTCCTGCAAACGCAACCGCTGGTGAAAAAGCTGTATCATCCTTCGCTGCCTGAAAACCAGGGCCATGAAATTGCGGCTCGTCAGCAAAAAGGTTTTGGCGCGATGCTGAGTTTTGAATTTAATGGCGACGAGCAAACATTGCGTCGTTTCCTGAGTAGCCTGACTCTCTTCACGTTAGCGGAATCGCTGGGTGGAGTAGAAAGTTTGATTTCACACGCGGCGACGATGACCCATGCGGGCATGGCTCCAGAAGCGCGTGCGGCAGCGGGGATTTCAGAAACCTTGTTGCGTATTTCTACTGGCATTGAAGATAGCGAAGATTTAATTGCTGACCTGGAAAATGCCTTCCGGGTTGCAGCCGAGGGGTAA
- the metJ gene encoding met regulon transcriptional regulator MetJ yields MAEWSGEYISPYAEHGKKSEQVKKITVSIPLKVLKILTDERTRRQVNNLRHATNSELLCEAFLHAFTGQPLPNDADLRKERSDEIPEAAKVIMRELGIDPETWEY; encoded by the coding sequence ATGGCTGAATGGAGCGGCGAATATATCAGCCCTTACGCTGAGCACGGGAAGAAGAGTGAGCAAGTAAAGAAAATTACGGTTTCCATTCCTCTGAAGGTGTTAAAAATCCTCACCGATGAGCGTACCCGTCGCCAGGTGAATAACCTGCGTCACGCAACAAACAGTGAGTTGCTGTGCGAAGCATTCCTGCACGCGTTTACCGGCCAACCGTTGCCAAACGATGCAGACCTGCGCAAAGAGCGTAGCGATGAAATTCCTGAAGCGGCGAAAGTGATTATGCGCGAATTGGGGATTGATCCAGAGACCTGGGAATATTGA
- the rpmE gene encoding 50S ribosomal protein L31, with the protein MKKNIHPNYAEITANCSCGNSIKIRSTVGHDLNLDVCGECHPFYTGKQRDVATGGRVDRFNKRFSVPGAKK; encoded by the coding sequence ATGAAAAAGAATATTCACCCGAACTACGCAGAAATTACTGCAAACTGTTCTTGCGGTAATTCTATCAAGATTCGCTCTACCGTGGGTCATGATCTGAACCTGGACGTATGTGGCGAATGCCACCCGTTCTACACTGGCAAGCAGCGTGATGTTGCTACCGGTGGCCGCGTTGACCGCTTCAACAAGCGTTTCAGCGTTCCAGGCGCGAAGAAGTAA
- the priA gene encoding primosomal protein N' — translation MPVAHVALPVPLARTFDYFIPAGMQVASGCRVMVPFGKRQAVGIVVSVSEHSELPLNELKPVAEVLDGASLFPDSLWRVLLWAAEYYHHPLGDVLFHALPGLLRQGKPAHHAPLWYWFATEEGKAVDLNSLKRAPKQQQALAAVRQNIIWRHQVSELEISETGLQALRAKGLCDLKSAAPSAADWRDSYSVEGERLRLNTEQATAIGAIHSSADHFAVWLLAGITGSGKTEVYLSVLENVLAQGKQALVLVPEIGLTPQTIARFRERFNAPVEVLHSGLNDSERLAVWLKARSGEAAIVIGTRSSLFTPFCRLGVIVIDEEHDSSYKQQEGWRYHARDLAVYRAHAEDIPIILGSATPALETLHNVQVGKYRQLQLTKRAGNARPATQQVVDLKGQPLKSGLAPALIKKIGQHLKADNQVILFLNRRGFAPALLCHECGWIAECPRCDHYYTYHQGQRHLRCHHCDSQRAIPQQCPQCGSTNLVPVGMGTEQLEHSLEPEFPGVPISRIDRDTTSRKGALEQQLAEVHRGGARILIGTQMLAKGHHFPDVTLVALLDVDGALFSADFRAAERFAQLYIQVSGRAGRAGKQGEVLLQTHHPEHPLLQTLLTKGYDDFASQALTERKTVFLPPFTSHIMFRAEDQNNHQAPLFLQQLRNLLESSPLRDDQLWIMGPVPCLQPKRGGRFRWQILLQHPSRARLQRLVSHSLKLVNTLPESRKVKWMLDVDPTDG, via the coding sequence ATGCCTGTCGCCCACGTCGCTTTACCGGTTCCTCTCGCCCGTACTTTTGACTACTTCATTCCTGCAGGAATGCAGGTGGCGTCAGGCTGTCGCGTTATGGTGCCATTTGGTAAACGCCAGGCTGTCGGGATCGTTGTTTCTGTTAGCGAGCACAGCGAACTGCCCCTCAACGAGCTAAAGCCTGTTGCTGAGGTTCTGGATGGCGCTTCGTTGTTTCCGGATTCGCTCTGGCGCGTACTGCTATGGGCGGCCGAGTATTACCACCATCCGCTTGGCGACGTGCTCTTCCATGCATTACCGGGTTTGCTGCGCCAGGGGAAACCCGCCCACCACGCGCCGTTGTGGTACTGGTTCGCCACTGAAGAAGGCAAAGCCGTAGATCTTAACAGCCTGAAACGTGCGCCTAAGCAGCAGCAAGCTCTGGCGGCGGTACGGCAAAACATCATCTGGCGTCATCAGGTTAGCGAGCTGGAAATCAGCGAGACCGGGCTACAAGCGCTGCGAGCCAAAGGTTTATGCGACCTGAAAAGTGCTGCGCCGTCGGCCGCAGACTGGCGCGATAGCTATTCGGTAGAGGGTGAGCGTTTACGGCTCAACACCGAGCAGGCCACCGCCATCGGCGCCATTCATAGCTCCGCCGACCATTTTGCCGTCTGGTTGCTGGCAGGCATTACCGGCTCAGGCAAAACCGAAGTTTATCTCAGCGTGCTGGAAAACGTGCTGGCGCAGGGTAAGCAAGCCCTGGTTCTGGTGCCAGAAATTGGTTTAACGCCGCAAACTATCGCCCGTTTTCGCGAGCGTTTTAACGCGCCGGTCGAAGTTTTGCACTCCGGGCTTAACGATAGCGAACGCCTCGCGGTATGGCTGAAAGCACGCAGCGGTGAAGCGGCGATTGTGATTGGCACGCGTTCCTCACTGTTCACCCCGTTTTGCCGTCTCGGCGTGATTGTTATCGATGAAGAACACGATAGCTCTTATAAACAGCAAGAAGGCTGGCGCTATCACGCACGTGATTTAGCCGTGTATCGCGCTCACGCAGAAGACATTCCGATTATTCTTGGCTCGGCAACACCCGCGCTGGAAACCCTGCATAACGTTCAGGTCGGAAAATATCGTCAGTTGCAGCTGACAAAACGCGCCGGGAATGCACGCCCGGCCACGCAGCAGGTGGTGGATCTAAAAGGTCAGCCGCTAAAATCAGGGCTTGCGCCCGCACTCATCAAAAAAATTGGCCAGCACCTGAAAGCCGATAATCAGGTGATTTTGTTCCTGAACCGCCGAGGATTTGCCCCGGCGTTGCTGTGCCATGAATGCGGCTGGATAGCAGAGTGCCCACGCTGCGATCACTATTACACCTACCATCAGGGCCAGCGCCATTTGCGCTGCCACCATTGTGACAGCCAAAGAGCGATTCCCCAGCAATGCCCACAGTGTGGTTCCACCAACCTGGTTCCGGTGGGTATGGGGACGGAGCAGCTTGAGCACAGCCTTGAGCCTGAATTTCCGGGCGTACCGATTTCACGCATCGACCGCGATACCACCAGCCGCAAAGGCGCGCTTGAGCAACAGCTGGCAGAAGTCCACCGTGGTGGCGCACGCATTTTGATTGGCACGCAAATGCTGGCGAAAGGCCATCACTTCCCGGATGTGACACTGGTTGCGTTGTTGGATGTCGACGGCGCGCTGTTTTCAGCTGACTTCCGGGCAGCGGAACGTTTTGCGCAGCTGTATATTCAGGTATCAGGCCGTGCCGGGCGAGCCGGTAAGCAAGGTGAAGTTCTGCTGCAAACTCACCATCCGGAGCATCCTTTATTACAAACGTTGCTCACAAAAGGTTACGACGATTTCGCAAGCCAGGCGCTTACGGAACGCAAAACAGTCTTCTTGCCGCCATTTACCAGCCACATCATGTTCCGCGCGGAAGATCAGAATAACCATCAGGCTCCGCTCTTTTTGCAGCAGTTACGGAACCTGCTGGAATCCAGCCCGCTAAGAGATGATCAGTTGTGGATAATGGGGCCAGTGCCGTGTTTACAGCCTAAACGCGGCGGGCGTTTTCGCTGGCAAATTCTCCTGCAACATCCTTCCCGCGCTCGCTTGCAGCGTCTCGTTAGCCATTCATTGAAACTGGTCAATACGTTACCGGAATCACGTAAAGTGAAGTGGATGCTGGATGTTGACCCGACAGACGGCTAG
- the cytR gene encoding DNA-binding transcriptional regulator CytR, whose amino-acid sequence MKPKNQVANATMKDVAVQAKVSTATVSRALMNPDKVSQSTRNRVEQAAIAVGYLPHSLGRNLKRNESRTILVIVPDICDPFFSEIIRGIEVTAAEQGYLVLIGDCAHQNQQEKTFINLIITKQIDGMLLLGSRLPFDASIEEQRNLPPMVMANEFAPELELPTVHIDNLTAAFNAVYYLQQLGHQKIACIAGPEEMPLCHYRLQGYVQALRRTGAVVDPHYIARGNFTYEAGAAALAQLLALPNPPTAVFCHSDVMALGALSQAKRSGLRVPEDLSIMGFDDIALSQFCDPPLTTVAQPRFDIGREAMLLLLDQLNGHAVSSGSRLLDCELIERGSTSAPGNRK is encoded by the coding sequence TTGAAGCCGAAGAATCAGGTTGCCAATGCAACCATGAAAGATGTTGCTGTGCAGGCGAAAGTCTCAACGGCAACAGTGTCCAGGGCGCTAATGAACCCGGACAAAGTATCGCAAAGCACTCGTAATCGTGTGGAACAAGCGGCAATTGCCGTTGGCTATTTACCCCATTCCCTGGGGCGAAATTTAAAGCGTAATGAGTCTCGCACCATTCTGGTTATTGTCCCGGATATTTGTGATCCCTTCTTTAGCGAAATTATTCGCGGAATTGAAGTGACCGCAGCCGAGCAAGGCTACCTGGTGTTGATTGGCGATTGCGCTCATCAAAATCAGCAGGAAAAAACCTTCATCAACCTGATCATCACTAAGCAGATTGATGGCATGTTGCTGCTCGGTTCACGGTTGCCCTTTGATGCCAGCATTGAAGAACAACGCAATTTACCGCCAATGGTAATGGCGAACGAATTTGCTCCCGAACTCGAGCTACCAACGGTTCATATTGATAACCTGACCGCTGCGTTCAACGCTGTTTATTATTTGCAGCAGCTCGGCCATCAGAAAATAGCCTGTATCGCTGGCCCGGAAGAAATGCCACTTTGCCATTATCGCTTACAGGGATACGTGCAGGCATTACGCCGTACGGGAGCAGTGGTCGATCCGCATTATATTGCGCGCGGTAACTTTACTTACGAAGCCGGTGCCGCAGCTTTGGCGCAACTCCTGGCGCTGCCTAATCCGCCGACCGCTGTTTTCTGTCATAGCGACGTCATGGCGCTGGGCGCGTTGTCTCAAGCCAAACGTAGCGGCTTGCGCGTGCCAGAAGATTTATCAATCATGGGCTTTGATGACATTGCACTTTCACAGTTCTGTGACCCACCGCTGACTACCGTCGCCCAACCCCGTTTCGATATCGGGCGGGAGGCTATGCTACTGCTTTTGGATCAGCTAAACGGTCACGCCGTGAGTAGTGGTTCGCGTTTACTGGATTGCGAGCTGATTGAACGAGGCTCTACCAGCGCACCTGGCAATAGAAAATGA
- the ftsN gene encoding cell division protein FtsN: MAQRDYVRRGQSAGTRRKKSNTRSKQRSMPSVSPTMVAIAAAVLVTFIGALYFITHHKKDESEALPGHKVTGNGLPPKPEERWRYIKELENRQTGVRAPTEPSAGGEVQNKDQLTSEQRQLLEQMQADMRQQPTQLNEVPWNEQTPEQRQNTLQRQKVIQQQQQFTAQQVAPQTRTVQPQSQPAAQQPRTVQQQSRTTTTAQQPYQDLLQTPPHNTQQRAAQPVTQPRESAQPKAAPITREEVAKQAPAAQEKPKDEKRWMVQCGSFKGSEQAETVRAQLAFEGFDSRITTNNGWNRVVIGPIKGKDNADGTINRLKMAGHSNCIRLGTGG; this comes from the coding sequence GTGGCACAACGAGATTATGTACGCCGCGGGCAATCGGCAGGTACGCGGCGTAAGAAAAGTAACACCCGTAGCAAGCAACGCAGCATGCCATCCGTTTCGCCGACGATGGTCGCTATCGCGGCAGCCGTTCTGGTGACCTTTATTGGTGCCCTGTACTTCATTACTCATCACAAAAAAGATGAAAGCGAAGCCCTGCCTGGACATAAAGTCACAGGTAACGGTCTGCCGCCGAAACCCGAAGAACGCTGGCGTTATATCAAAGAACTGGAAAACCGTCAGACGGGTGTGCGCGCCCCTACCGAGCCTTCTGCCGGTGGTGAAGTGCAAAATAAAGATCAGCTCACCAGTGAACAGCGTCAGTTGCTGGAGCAAATGCAGGCGGATATGCGCCAGCAACCGACTCAGCTTAATGAAGTCCCCTGGAACGAACAGACACCAGAGCAGCGTCAGAACACACTTCAGCGCCAGAAAGTGATTCAGCAGCAGCAACAGTTCACTGCTCAACAAGTTGCGCCGCAGACACGTACGGTACAGCCACAGTCTCAACCTGCCGCGCAACAGCCACGTACTGTTCAGCAGCAGTCGCGCACCACAACAACGGCACAACAGCCGTACCAGGATTTGTTGCAAACGCCGCCACATAACACTCAGCAGCGTGCAGCACAGCCGGTGACACAACCGCGTGAATCCGCGCAGCCGAAGGCGGCTCCGATTACCCGTGAGGAAGTAGCGAAACAAGCTCCGGCAGCTCAGGAGAAGCCAAAGGATGAGAAACGCTGGATGGTTCAGTGCGGCTCGTTTAAAGGCAGCGAGCAGGCGGAAACCGTTCGTGCGCAGCTTGCGTTTGAAGGCTTTGATTCCCGGATTACTACCAACAATGGTTGGAACCGCGTCGTCATCGGCCCAATCAAAGGCAAAGACAATGCTGATGGAACGATCAATCGTCTGAAGATGGCGGGTCACTCTAACTGTATTCGTCTTGGCACTGGGGGTTGA
- the hslV gene encoding ATP-dependent protease subunit HslV → MTTIVSVRRNGHVVIGGDGQATLGNTVMKGNVKKVRRLYNDKVIAGFAGGTADAFTLFELFERKLEMHQGHLVKAAVELAKDWRTDRMLRKLEALLAVADENASLIITGNGDVIQPEDDLIAIGSGGPYAQAAARALLENTELGARDIVEKSLGIAGDICIYTNHFHTIEELASKA, encoded by the coding sequence GTGACAACAATAGTAAGTGTGCGCCGCAACGGCCATGTCGTAATCGGTGGTGATGGTCAGGCCACGCTCGGCAATACTGTAATGAAAGGCAACGTCAAAAAAGTGCGTCGTTTGTATAACGACAAAGTGATTGCCGGCTTTGCTGGCGGCACCGCGGATGCCTTCACCCTATTCGAACTGTTTGAACGCAAGCTTGAAATGCACCAGGGCCACCTGGTGAAAGCCGCGGTTGAACTGGCAAAAGACTGGCGTACCGATCGTATGCTGCGCAAACTAGAAGCTCTGCTTGCGGTCGCTGACGAAAACGCCTCTCTTATCATCACCGGTAATGGTGATGTTATCCAACCAGAAGATGACCTGATTGCTATTGGTTCAGGCGGCCCTTATGCCCAGGCAGCAGCGCGTGCGCTTCTTGAAAATACTGAACTCGGTGCTCGTGACATCGTAGAGAAATCGCTGGGGATCGCCGGTGATATCTGTATCTACACCAACCATTTCCATACTATTGAAGAATTAGCGTCTAAGGCGTAA
- the hslU gene encoding HslU--HslV peptidase ATPase subunit gives MSEMTPREIVSELNKHIIGQDNAKRSVAIALRNRWRRMQLDEELRHEVTPKNILMIGPTGVGKTEIARRLAKLANAPFIKVEATKFTEVGYVGKEVDSIIRDLTDSAMKMVRLQSIEKNRYRAEEMAEERILDVLIPPAKNNWGQNETAPEPSTARQSFRKKLREGQLDDKEIEIDLAAAPMGVEIMAPPGMEEMTSQLQSMFQNLGGQKQKPRKLKIKDAMKLLIEEEAAKLVNPEELKQDAIDAVEQHGIVFIDEIDKICKRGGNSSGPDVSREGVQRDLLPLVEGCTVSTKHGMVKTDHILFIASGAFQVASPSDLIPELQGRLPIRVELQALTVEDFERILTEPNASITVQYKALLGTEGVNIDFTEDGIRRIAQAAWQVNESTENIGARRLHTVLERLVEDISYDASEMNGQSILIDGEYVSKHLDELVADEDLSRFIL, from the coding sequence ATGTCTGAAATGACCCCACGCGAAATTGTCAGCGAACTGAACAAACACATCATTGGCCAGGACAATGCCAAGCGTTCCGTGGCGATTGCGCTGCGTAACCGCTGGCGCCGTATGCAGCTTGATGAAGAGCTGCGTCATGAAGTTACGCCAAAAAACATTCTAATGATCGGCCCAACGGGTGTGGGTAAAACCGAAATCGCTCGTCGTCTGGCAAAACTGGCCAATGCGCCGTTCATTAAAGTTGAAGCGACTAAATTCACCGAAGTTGGCTATGTGGGTAAAGAAGTGGATTCTATCATCCGCGATCTGACCGATTCCGCGATGAAAATGGTGCGTCTGCAATCCATCGAGAAAAACCGCTATCGCGCCGAAGAAATGGCCGAAGAACGTATTCTCGACGTATTGATCCCACCCGCTAAAAACAACTGGGGTCAAAACGAAACTGCACCGGAGCCTTCTACGGCTCGCCAGTCTTTCCGTAAAAAATTGCGTGAAGGCCAACTGGACGATAAAGAAATTGAAATCGATCTGGCTGCGGCACCGATGGGCGTTGAAATCATGGCTCCTCCTGGCATGGAAGAAATGACCAGCCAGTTGCAGTCCATGTTCCAGAACCTCGGCGGTCAGAAGCAAAAACCTCGCAAGCTGAAAATCAAAGACGCGATGAAACTTCTGATTGAAGAAGAAGCCGCGAAACTGGTGAATCCAGAAGAGCTTAAGCAAGACGCGATTGATGCCGTTGAGCAACACGGTATCGTGTTTATCGATGAGATCGACAAAATCTGTAAGCGCGGTGGCAACAGCTCCGGCCCGGATGTGTCTCGTGAAGGCGTGCAGCGTGATTTGCTGCCGCTGGTTGAAGGCTGCACCGTTTCGACTAAACACGGCATGGTCAAAACTGACCACATTCTGTTTATCGCATCCGGCGCATTCCAGGTAGCAAGCCCGTCTGATTTGATTCCAGAATTGCAGGGTCGTCTGCCAATTCGTGTGGAATTACAAGCGCTGACCGTAGAAGATTTCGAGCGTATTCTGACTGAGCCAAACGCGTCGATCACTGTGCAGTACAAGGCGCTGTTGGGCACAGAGGGCGTAAATATCGACTTCACCGAAGATGGTATTCGTCGTATTGCTCAAGCCGCGTGGCAAGTGAACGAATCGACTGAAAACATCGGTGCGCGTCGTCTGCACACTGTGCTGGAACGTCTGGTCGAAGATATCTCTTATGATGCCAGCGAGATGAACGGCCAATCCATCCTGATCGATGGCGAATATGTCAGTAAACATCTGGATGAGTTAGTAGCAGATGAAGACTTGAGCCGTTTTATCCTATAA
- the menA gene encoding 1,4-dihydroxy-2-naphthoate polyprenyltransferase, with product MSESHSVSTTQAWLESLRPRTLPLAFASIVCGSALAFWQGVFNPAIALLALLTAGLLQILSNLANDYGDAVKGSDKEDRIGPLRGMQKGVITQAQMKKALMITVVLICLSGLALVAVACRTLADFLGFLALGLLAIIAAITYTVGTRPYGYMGLGDISVLVFFGWLSVAGTWYLQAHSLAPLVILPATACGLLATAVLNINNLRDIDSDRENGKNTLAVRLGPVQARRYHACLLMGALACLAVFNLVWLQSLWGWLFVLAAPLLIKQTRFVLRERDPLAMRPMLERTVKAALLTNLLFAIGVVLSTVSF from the coding sequence ATGAGCGAATCGCACTCTGTAAGCACCACTCAGGCCTGGCTTGAAAGCCTGCGCCCACGCACGTTACCTCTGGCATTTGCCTCTATCGTTTGTGGCTCGGCGTTGGCTTTCTGGCAAGGTGTGTTTAACCCTGCAATCGCATTGTTGGCATTGTTGACCGCGGGATTACTGCAAATCCTCTCAAATCTGGCGAATGATTACGGCGATGCGGTAAAAGGCAGCGACAAAGAAGACCGTATCGGGCCGTTGCGCGGGATGCAAAAAGGGGTGATTACTCAGGCGCAAATGAAAAAGGCGCTGATGATCACCGTGGTACTGATTTGTCTTTCTGGCCTGGCCCTGGTGGCCGTTGCCTGCCGTACGCTGGCAGATTTTCTCGGCTTCCTGGCATTAGGTTTGCTGGCAATCATCGCGGCCATCACCTACACCGTCGGCACGCGTCCGTATGGTTACATGGGGCTTGGTGATATTTCGGTGCTGGTGTTTTTCGGCTGGCTGAGCGTGGCAGGAACCTGGTATCTACAAGCGCACTCTCTCGCGCCTTTAGTCATTTTACCTGCAACCGCGTGTGGGTTATTAGCGACCGCCGTGCTTAACATCAATAATTTGCGCGATATCGACAGTGACCGGGAAAACGGTAAAAACACGCTGGCGGTGCGTCTGGGGCCAGTGCAGGCTCGTCGTTATCACGCCTGCCTGCTGATGGGCGCTCTGGCCTGCCTGGCCGTGTTTAATTTGGTGTGGCTACAAAGTCTGTGGGGTTGGCTGTTTGTGCTGGCAGCACCGTTGCTGATTAAGCAGACCCGGTTTGTGCTGCGCGAAAGGGATCCGCTCGCTATGCGTCCAATGCTCGAGCGCACGGTAAAAGCCGCGTTGCTGACTAACCTATTGTTTGCGATAGGAGTTGTGCTCAGTACGGTGTCGTTTTAG
- the rraA gene encoding ribonuclease E activity regulator RraA has protein sequence MKYDTSELCDIYQEDVNVVEPLFSNFGGRSSFGGQIITVKCFEDNGLLYDLLEQNGRGRVLVIDGGGSVRRALIDAELARLATQNEWEGIVVYGAVRQVDDLEELDIGIQAIAAIPVGSAGVGVGESDVRVNFGGVTFFSGDHLYADNTGIILSEDPLDIE, from the coding sequence ATGAAATATGATACTTCCGAGCTTTGCGACATCTACCAGGAAGATGTCAACGTCGTTGAACCGCTGTTTTCCAATTTCGGTGGGCGGTCGTCCTTTGGCGGGCAAATCATCACGGTGAAATGTTTCGAGGACAACGGATTGTTGTATGATCTGCTCGAACAAAATGGCCGTGGTCGAGTGCTGGTGATTGATGGCGGTGGCTCAGTTCGCCGCGCGTTGATTGACGCAGAACTTGCCCGTCTGGCGACTCAAAACGAGTGGGAAGGCATTGTGGTATACGGTGCCGTGCGCCAGGTCGATGACCTGGAAGAACTGGATATTGGTATTCAGGCAATTGCCGCCATTCCTGTTGGCTCTGCGGGTGTTGGCGTTGGCGAAAGTGACGTGCGCGTTAACTTTGGCGGCGTGACATTCTTCTCCGGCGACCATCTGTATGCGGATAACACCGGCATCATCCTTTCCGAAGATCCCCTTGATATTGAATAA
- the zapB gene encoding septal ring assembly protein ZapB, whose protein sequence is MSFEVFEKLEAKVQQAIDTITLLQMEIEELKETNNNLSQQVQQSQSNHEELVRENNSLKEQQHVWQDRLHALLGKMEEV, encoded by the coding sequence ATGTCATTTGAAGTGTTTGAGAAACTGGAAGCAAAAGTACAGCAGGCGATTGATACCATTACCCTGCTGCAAATGGAAATCGAAGAACTGAAAGAGACTAACAACAATCTGTCTCAGCAAGTTCAGCAATCTCAGAGCAATCATGAAGAATTAGTACGTGAAAACAATTCTCTGAAAGAGCAACAGCACGTGTGGCAGGATCGTCTGCATGCCCTGCTGGGTAAGATGGAAGAAGTGTAA
- a CDS encoding MIP/aquaporin family protein — protein MSQTAPSTLKGQCIAEFMGTALLIFFGVGCVAALKVAGASFGQWEISIIWGLGVAMAIYLTAGVSGAHLNPAVTIALCLFACFDKRKVVPFIVSQVAGAFCAAALVYGLYYNLFLDYEQTHHMVRGSVESLDLAGIFSTYPNPHINLIQAFAVEMVITAILMGVILALTDDGNGIPRGPLAPLLIGLLIAVIGASMGPLTGFAMNPARDFGPKLFAWLAGWGDVAFTGGRDIPYFLVPVFGPIVGAALGAFGYRKLIGHHLPCDVCVEDKEKSNTSTQQNASL, from the coding sequence ATGAGTCAGACAGCTCCATCAACCTTGAAAGGTCAGTGCATCGCCGAGTTCATGGGTACAGCATTGTTGATTTTCTTTGGTGTCGGATGCGTTGCCGCCTTAAAAGTGGCAGGCGCAAGCTTCGGGCAATGGGAAATTAGTATCATCTGGGGGCTGGGGGTAGCGATGGCTATCTACCTGACCGCAGGGGTATCCGGTGCGCACCTCAATCCGGCAGTCACCATCGCATTGTGCCTGTTCGCCTGCTTCGATAAACGCAAAGTGGTTCCGTTTATTGTTTCACAAGTCGCAGGTGCGTTCTGCGCCGCAGCTTTGGTGTATGGCCTGTATTACAATTTATTCCTCGATTACGAACAGACGCATCATATGGTGCGCGGCAGCGTAGAAAGCCTGGATTTGGCCGGTATTTTCTCAACCTACCCTAATCCACACATCAATTTGATTCAGGCGTTTGCCGTAGAGATGGTGATTACCGCCATTTTGATGGGCGTTATCCTGGCTCTGACTGATGATGGCAACGGCATTCCACGTGGCCCATTAGCACCGTTGCTGATTGGCTTACTGATTGCGGTTATCGGCGCATCAATGGGACCGCTCACCGGCTTTGCGATGAACCCTGCGCGTGACTTCGGTCCGAAACTGTTTGCATGGCTCGCGGGCTGGGGCGACGTTGCGTTTACCGGCGGACGCGATATTCCTTACTTCCTGGTGCCAGTATTTGGCCCAATAGTAGGCGCAGCGCTTGGCGCGTTTGGCTACCGTAAGTTGATTGGCCACCATTTACCTTGCGATGTCTGTGTTGAAGATAAAGAGAAATCCAACACCTCCACGCAACAAAATGCTTCTTTGTAA